Proteins from a single region of Chryseomicrobium sp. FSL W7-1435:
- a CDS encoding ornithine--oxo-acid transaminase produces MSKTTAVIEQTEKFGANNYHPLPIVISEAQGVWVTDPEGNKFMDMLSAYSAVNQGHRHPRIIQALKDQADRVTLTSRAFHNDQLGPWYELITKLSGKEMALPMNTGAEAVETAFKAARRWAYDVKSVAEDQAEIIACEGNFHGRTMTAVSLSSDPEYKRGFGPMLPGIKLIPYGDLDALRAAITPNTAAFMMEPIQGEAGIVIPPAGFMKAAKELCEEHNVLFIADEIQAGLARTGRMFASEWEGVHPDMYILGKALGGGVFPISCVVADRDILGVFNPGSHGSTFGGNPLACAVSIASLEVLIDEDLAKKSEELGNYFKEELQKLDHSSIKEVRGRGLFIGLELNEAARPYCEQLKELGLLCKETHDTVIRFAPPLVITKEELDWALERIKKVFA; encoded by the coding sequence ATGTCAAAAACAACTGCAGTTATCGAACAAACTGAAAAATTTGGTGCTAATAACTACCATCCACTACCAATCGTCATCTCAGAAGCACAAGGGGTATGGGTAACTGATCCAGAAGGTAACAAGTTCATGGATATGCTTTCGGCTTACTCTGCTGTTAATCAAGGACACCGTCACCCACGAATTATACAAGCTTTAAAAGACCAAGCTGACCGAGTTACGCTAACATCACGAGCATTCCATAACGATCAATTAGGTCCTTGGTATGAGCTGATTACTAAATTATCTGGAAAAGAAATGGCTCTTCCGATGAACACAGGTGCTGAAGCTGTCGAGACAGCATTTAAAGCAGCACGTCGTTGGGCTTATGATGTAAAAAGTGTAGCTGAAGATCAAGCAGAAATTATCGCTTGTGAAGGCAACTTCCACGGTCGTACGATGACTGCTGTATCTCTTTCTTCAGATCCAGAATACAAGCGTGGATTTGGGCCGATGCTGCCTGGGATCAAGTTGATTCCTTATGGTGATTTGGATGCATTAAGAGCTGCTATCACTCCAAATACAGCTGCTTTTATGATGGAACCAATCCAAGGAGAAGCAGGTATTGTCATTCCACCAGCCGGTTTCATGAAAGCTGCAAAAGAATTATGTGAAGAGCACAATGTATTATTCATTGCTGACGAAATTCAAGCAGGTCTTGCTCGTACGGGTCGTATGTTTGCTTCTGAATGGGAAGGCGTTCACCCGGATATGTACATTTTAGGAAAAGCTTTAGGCGGTGGCGTATTCCCAATCTCTTGCGTCGTTGCGGATCGTGATATTCTTGGTGTATTCAACCCAGGTTCACACGGATCAACATTTGGTGGAAATCCATTAGCGTGTGCAGTGTCAATTGCTTCATTAGAAGTTTTGATTGACGAAGACCTTGCTAAGAAATCAGAAGAACTAGGGAATTACTTCAAAGAAGAACTTCAAAAATTAGATCATTCTTCTATTAAAGAAGTTCGTGGCCGTGGATTATTTATCGGTCTTGAGTTAAACGAAGCAGCTCGTCCATATTGCGAGCAGTTGAAAGAGCTTGGCTTACTTTGTAAAGAAACACACGACACAGTGATTAGATTTGCTCCACCACTTGTCATTACTAAAGAAGAATTAGACTGGGCATTAGAGCGCATAAAAAAAGTTTTTGCATAA